A single region of the Dehalococcoidales bacterium genome encodes:
- a CDS encoding protease inhibitor I42 family protein, with the protein MKLSLLSITVLIAAICLGTGCHTHGVAQIGEDNSINVSVNEEFILTLDTDATNGYSWYESHDPMMLELVGRTYRKGEHTKPELSGSTGGVEYFSYKALKTGETEIIMTYERPWYKETIKQEAFTVNIH; encoded by the coding sequence TTGAAGCTATCCCTGCTATCTATTACAGTGTTGATAGCAGCTATCTGCCTAGGTACTGGGTGTCATACACACGGGGTAGCTCAGATCGGTGAAGATAACTCAATAAACGTTAGCGTCAACGAGGAGTTTATTCTTACCCTTGACACCGATGCGACCAATGGATATAGCTGGTATGAAAGTCATGACCCGATGATGCTTGAACTGGTAGGTAGAACATATAGGAAGGGTGAGCATACTAAACCGGAGCTATCTGGTTCCACAGGTGGGGTGGAATATTTTTCGTATAAAGCTTTGAAGACAGGTGAAACGGAAATAATCATGACCTACGAAAGGCCATGGTACAAAGAAACCATAAAGCAAGAGGCCTTCACCGTTAATATACACTAA